The following coding sequences are from one Lycium ferocissimum isolate CSIRO_LF1 chromosome 3, AGI_CSIRO_Lferr_CH_V1, whole genome shotgun sequence window:
- the LOC132051040 gene encoding uncharacterized protein LOC132051040 yields the protein MEDPSLKNESFLAMAERYLEENGSDTLEKLIANKSMDYSLNHHAEEIKPTDTSVEAEALTPNQVKCVRENLIWIENTTTGMKVKETAVPTKQEQVKHVAAAQSEHSTDEKLKEKVHLAGTGQQENPKQLKDADVAVHNSKLWCGTCNMWFPDEIVMAAHLKGREHLAKLQIPMSSTA from the exons ATGGAGGATCCATCTCTCAAGAATGAATCATTTCTGGCTATGGCAGAGAGGTATCTTGAAGAAAATGGATCTGATACTCTGGAGAAACTTATTGCAAACAAG TCCATGGATTATAGTTTGAATCATCATGCAGAAGAGATCAAGCCTACTGATACTAGTGTTGAAGCAGAAGCTCTCACCCCCAACCAG GTTAAATGTGTGAGGGAAAATCTAATTTGGATTGAGAATACAACAACAGGAATGAAGGTCAAGGAAACGGCGGTTCCAACAAAGCAGGAGCAAGTAAAACATGTAGCGGCAGCACAATCAGAACACAGTACTGatgaaaagttgaaagaaaagGTCCACCTGGCAGGTACTGGCCAGCAAGAAAATCCAAAGCAACTGAAGGATGCTGATGTTGCTGTTCATAATTCTAAGCTATGGTGTGGTACTTGTAACATGTGGTTCCCTGACGAGATTGTTATGGCCGCACATCTGAAGGGGAGGGAGCACTTGGCCAAACTCCAAATACCAATGAGTTCTACGGCTTAG